GGGGGCATTACTTGTACGGCGAGAAGCGTATCATCTACACtaatcataaaagcctcaagtatctcctcactctgaaggagttaaatcttaggcagcattAATAGGTGgactgcttaaggattacgactgcagtattgagtatcatcctggtaaagcCAATGTGGTGGCAGGTGCGTTAAGTCATAGGGTGATGACCGATTTGAGAGTGATGTTCACTAGACAGAGTCtttatgatgatggaagtcttcTGGCTGAGTTGTAGGTTAAGTCGACGTGATTGGATAGAATTAAGGATAAGCAGTTGGGGGATAAGTCTCTTGAGTTGCGATTTCGTCAGGTTGAGGCTGGTTCTACCATTGATTTTAGGATTGACAGTGATGGGGTGTTACGTTtccgagataggatttgtgtaccTAATGATGAGGATTTGAGGTTGTTGATTCTaagggaggcgcatagtagcccttacgctatgcatcctggtggcaACAAAATTAGGGATCTTTAAGAGTTGAAACATGAGGTGATGGCTTTGTTGCTCATTGtttgacttgccagcaggttaaggctgagcatcagttaccttcgggtttgcttcagCCAGTAAGGATACGAATGTGGAAATaggagcgagtaacgatggacttcgttagtgggttactcCTAACTCCTACTaaaaaggattctgtttgggttgttgtggatcagttgaccaagtCTGCACATTTCATCCTTGTTAGGATAGGCTTCTCTCTACAGAAATTGGccaagttgtatatttctgagatagtgagactgcatggggtacctgtctcgatcatTTCTGATAAGGATCCTCATTTCACGTCTCGATTTTAGGGAaagcttcatgaggctttgggttctcTTTTTgacttcagtactacttttcatcctcagacagatggacagtcggagagggtaattcagatattggaggacatgttgaggggttgCGTAATagattttcgaggcagttgggaggagttcTTGCCTTTAgctgagttcgcttacaacaacagttatcagtctagtatacagatggcaccatatgaggcactttatggtcgtaagtgtcgcactcctttgTGCTGGACTGAGTTAGGTGAGCGGCATGTTCTGGGTCCAGAGTTGGTTTCGGAGATTAAGGATAAGGTTCATTTTATTCGTGACCGATTGAAAGCgtgaatttgaaaagaaaggacatcgagtattctgtgggagACGTGGTTTTTCTTAAGGTATCGCCATGGAAGAAGCatctgagatttggtcgtaaggatAAGCTGAGTCCtcgatttattgggccgtaccgGATTCTAAAGCGAGTGGGGTCAGTCgcatatcagttggagctacctctagagttggatcgTATTCATGACGTATTCCACGTATCAATGTTGAGACGATATCACTTTGATTCTACTCACATTGTGCCtgtggaggagattgaggttagaccagctCTGACATTCGAGGAGGAGCCGATTCAGATTTTGGATTGCGACATTAAGGTACTGCGTAGGAAGTCTATTCCCTTAATGAAGGTGCTGTGGCGGAATCATAGCattgaggaggctacttgggagccagaggatttGATGCGTCAGCAATATCCTCACCTTTTCTGATCAAGTAAAATTCGAGGATgaattttctttaagggggtagagttgaaacgccccaaattttttattttcggcTCTTTGCGATTTTCAGGCTTGGAAGTGTCTGAATTTGTGGTTCGTGTTATTTTGGCTTAAATGTAAGTTGGGTTAAGTAATTATGAGCTTTGGGGTGTGTttgagaggtcctaagttcagGCTGTAACTTAggctaaatttgggtttttaattgaattaagttTGACTTAAGGTCAGTGGGCTTATAAGGAATTGTTGGTAAAAATTtaacagaatgggtctgctggtctagtggttaagtggcaaggGATTACGCTCAGGGTTAGGGGTTCGATTCCCTGCAGTGGCGTTAGTATTATTTTTGCTGCAAGTTTCAGTAAACGTTGGGCTTCATTAAAATTCTGAGTTGTGGGCTTTAAAGGAAAAACCTAGGGTTATCTTTTTGTTCCTCCTTTTTGGAAAAATAGTTTTTACTTGTCGTCTTCTCTTTTCCCCAAAAATTCCCTTTGCGGCCAAAATTTCCTTTTCTCCTTCTCCGCTCCATTTGTTTATCTTTCCCTTTCGTTTGGCTTGGTGCTTTGCTATTAGATTTCGTTGAATCGATAAGTATCGCTTTATGTAAGTTAAGTATTTTCTGTTGGAGATTGTTAAGAGAGGTTTTGGTTGTTGTTTAGGGGGGATTCAAGGATCTGTGGATCATTAATCAGGGTTCTAAATAGCAAGGAAATACCATTCTTTATCGAAGGTAAGTAGATCTTGGGTTTCGGGTTTTATCCAATCTTAGGTAAATTGATTTAAGTGACTGATTTAGGCTTGATTTTTTCAAtcttaggctttggagtgctcgtggtTGGATTTGCAGCGGAAACAAACTAGGTGTGTACTCCGATTGCACAGAAAACGAGtttcggcaaaagccaaaaaaccaGTCTATCGACGCCAACGGACGTGTGGTCTGCCCATATGGTAGCTTGCGTCacgagacacaggcgtgtgacagaCGAGCCAGGCCATGCGCGCACCACACGGGGGCGACGGACAAGGGCGTGTGAGGCTGGCAAGGCTGTGTACGACGCACGAGCTCGACCATTTGGGTTGTATAGGCCGCACGGGCATGTGGgtcacacgggtgaaccacacgggcgtgtgggtcttaggctaggccgtgtgatccacacagaCAAGGCTAATTTGagccgtatgggccacacgggcgtgtgagcccaattttcctaaaatgttctgtaaggttgcgtGGGTCACTTAAGTCAATTGTGACCTGCCTGTAGGGACGGTAAGCGTTATTTAAACCCCATACTATGAATGATTACTGTGTTGTATGTAAAGCATGTTAGAATAAGCATGTATATCTGCCTGATTTCATATATTTGTTCTGCTATGATATGATCTGTTTTCTGTATATAAGCATGCCACGATatttatgatgcattgcattggttgggttgttgtgaagagaaggaagtctgagaGGCAATTAGCCTATTATCGGGCAGCTACACTGCATATATCTGTTATGTACTGTTTTACAGTACCACTTGGTGTGTATGGCtagatgggtcgattttatccccatacttggtgtgtagggctgggtaggttgattttatccccacatggtgtgttgggttggacggagatggtgtgcagggttggtgggcatgatTTATGTTCTCtgatatctgatctgatctgcaTGCTATATTTGTATGGCTAGGCCGAATATCTATATTCTGTtatctgtttgtatgcatgttgtttgtagggatgtacacactgagtttgcgaaaactcaaccctttatttattctatgTGAGGAAATCCTCGGCAGTAGATGGATCGGTGTGGCGGAGGGCTCAATGGTGACCACTGTTGGACATTTATCGATTTTTGAGTAACATTCTATTTTGTCTgctttattctaaatatttatttttgggattaaaatgtcttgaacttgaactatttttaagtttatttcagGATTTGAAACTATTAAGCTATTGATTAATGAATTAATGGTGTTTTAGTTTCTGCGATAATGAAATGTGTTCACCTAATAATTGGATTGGAGATTTTATGACTTAGTAATGATAATGAACTGAATGATTTTTAACTTGCTAAGATTTTCTAAAAACTCTCTCATGTGACGCCGCCAAATTCGgcaataacgtctaggtcgggtttggggtgttacactgtgtgtcccctacaccttaatttcgagaaacaaaatgctcagaattgggcacataggtagagacacaggcgtgtgtctcagccgtgtttgCCACACAATCCCTATGGAGATGTTACTCTTTTTACTTACTTATCACTTGATAACGATTTTGTATATTTGCACATTCCGTCGCAAACCAACAGGGAATTCTCAAAAATGATCAGAAgattgagtttatgtttttgagctattttaatgcccgaaaatgaaaataaaccatacaatcatagtgaacaagttgaatggtgaaatattaaatatagtttctcaaaaaatttattagtggtaaaattgtcataattttacTGGGAGTAAAATTTGGATGAGAaaactattaaataaaaatattgaagtttattttacgaaatagaaaaacaaaatcaggttggatcaaattaaaaaGTATTGGGTCGAAAAGTCCAGAAAGTACTCATAATTAGACCTGatatgagagaggcccaaaatccTCTCATGGAATATGAAAGGCCAgtaaccctagtaggaatactaggggtGTGTCGCCCATCCTAATCCTACTCTAAGTAGGGAGtgttttttctatttgaaataaacttttctaatTCAATAGGTgttctaccttctctccctataaatacaTGATACCAGTAGGGTTATTTACAAAACTTTAAGGTATCATTATTCTACCCGAAAATAAAGAGACTTTTATTttctaagaattaaatatatttttcgaaATAATGATTCTGTCaatttctatttgagaagagaattttCGATTTCactccaaaagaaaagaaaattatttctactttatgtgtttaatttgatttgaTCGAGCCTACACTCCAGGCAATTTATGATACAAGAATATCAAAGAAGATCATCTGGTTGCAAGTCGAGAACGAGAAGGATCTGTCTATCCAGAAACACAGGTATgattttggtttagggtttattgctataaatatcacaagtcGGGtcagtttttgaaatttttattttccgtTGTGCAAGTTCAAACTAGAATTTTTTTCCAATACAATCTCCTTTAAAGACCAACCCATTTGAAGCTCATTGGGATCACTTGAAGACTTAgttgctctttttttttcttttttgcctaATCTTTCAATGGCTCAATTAAGAAGCTTATTTAAGCCCAAGTTAATTTGTTTTCTTGTAAATTTGATCTATCCATAACTCCCATAAAGCTAGCCAAATTCAcatagtcttttttttttcctcataTAAGTTTCTTAGGAAGAAAGAGATACCTTTTATAGCTATCTACATTTTTAGGCTACATTTCAAGGATTTTTTTCTTAGCCATCCACATTTTCTAGGCTAGTTTTTAGaaatttgtttctctttttttccaACTCCCTTCTTGTATAAAAAGAGGTAGCTACCCACCATAAAGGGCACCCaactttgatttgaataaatgtaCTCTTTAAATTCTCCTTTGCAagaaatattttcttatttgttttaAAAGAGTTTTCAACTCAATCATCTTCAAGATTATTGGTGGGAGTTCTTCATCCTTCAGTTTGTCAAGTTATCTAGCTTTGAGGGTCGATTAATGCCATTACTGGAGTTTATTGAAGCTTTTTCTTCAAGAGGTTCTATTGGATATTTTTCTACCTCATCTTGTTATCATCATTTTTATCATCCTTTCATTTTCCTTCTCTCCTTATTtactcttatttttttatttttaaattgttccTAACTTATTATCATTGAATTTCATATTCAAGAATTCATATTAGCCTCATCTTTTTGGAGAACAAGATTCAAGAGTTTTGGCAAACAGATCAACAAGGTTGCCCACCGATGCGATTTTGACTACATCTACTATTTCATCAACTATCACCtttcttaaaatataatattagagATCAATGtgttttgcatttttatgatgTTTGGTCTCTCTAATAGTACCTATACTAGAAACTAATTTGAGATGAATTAAGAACATTCGAAACCATGTAGCTTTTTGGTTACTTTCGAAGTAATCACATATTTTAGCACCcatggttaaattaaaaaaaaatttgcttgACACTCTTCCAAACATGACCCCATCGCCTAGGTCAAACATACAACCCAAGGTCGATTTCCTCACATCTCTACAATTTTGGAAATCTGAACCCATATATCTAAGGGGCATTAGGTCCCCCCAAAATATACTAGCATATAACCTCTCATTCTTCATAAATACTTAAGTATGTGCTTCAATGCTTGCAAATGTATATGTCCAAGATTCATCGAATACCAACACATTATTCTAATTGCAAAATAGATATCTAGACATGTTCAAATAATTGCACACATAAGGCTTCCTACCATCGAAGTGTGTATGAAAGCTTTATCGTATGCTTTGTTGTTTCTTTCCTCTTAATACATTCTTCCAAAGAAAGATAAAACCATGATGCAAAAAGTTATGCCCTTTTCTTTGCGTCAGTCATTGCAAAATATTCTGGAATCTTATCAATGTATAAAACTATCAAATCACTAGTATCACTGCCTTATAGATTGAGTCAACTTATACAACAATTTGTCCAAATtcaaatctaataaaggaatGCTTCACAATAGTAAACAATATCTCATTATAGTCAATTTCTTCTTTTTGAGTGTGTGACAGccttaatttgaccctagtcggaaagtggtttcgggaccacaaaaccgagtcataaaaaataattaattgctctattctatgcttattgtatgtgtacatgcatgtgtgaaactttcatgctttaattttgtcatttgtatgtgaaattattaaataggacttatgtgaaataaTTGTGAAAGGTGATAGGTAAAATTaaaagtggtctattaatgcatgtcataaaaagtttggacttgcatgtcaaatatctattttttgattatggtggccggccataatgatggttgacggtaaatatatgtttatttaagtattataataagaaatggcattatgttgaaataataaataattagtaaaataaggtaaagataataaaaattaagggatgctcatctttctttcttcattgccgaaattgagaaagaaaaatgaaaaataaattgaagaagaaaccaaggcattcggccatggctatcccaAATTAAAGGTATGCAttctgatttttattttaattgattatgatattaaattgataagtgcataatttagttaacccatggtttaaatgcATGAGTCCTTGAACATATAACCATTcagcaagttgataaatttgtGTTAATTTGAGGAGTTTTTGGAAGatgttatttatatgttaaagtaACTTAAATGAATAAGTTGAATTCATTGTTTGGAGGTATGAATTGTAGTTgccgtatgtatatatatacatatgcactttggaaagaaaattttgtgttatttgagtttatatatatatatgtgcattcggtcattgggggtaataagatgaatttaaaatgttgtGGTTTGTTTTTAAGGTTGGTTAAATGGTTGTGGTCATTGCCGAATACTTTTTTGTTAGGGGAAAATAGGATTAAGCATCGGTTCGAtgagctaaatatatatatatattcggctatatagaTTTGATGTGTACTTCAAAATATAATAAGCCTTAAGAgattgtgtttgtgtatgtgaactagatgTTTAATGGATATTCGGCTAAAAGGGTAATTTGTTAAGTCATAGGAATTGTGGTGATATACAttcggtcattagggttatatgtactttggtCATGtgagttatgtattaagtaagtTATTTCTTCGAAATGTATATTCAGTCATTGTTTAGCATGGGTGAAACCTATGTGCAATTTGCTACAATTGATCATGGAATGGAAATTGTATAATAAAGCTAAGTTTGAGTGGTTAGGGCCGAATGTGGAATATGAGATATTAAGGCATGTtgtgattatatatatgtgtatatacgtGATTGTGCATAAAATGAGTAATTGATTAAATTGTGTTAGTCacacataagtatatatatgccttatgtaagTACCTTGTGACATAGAGACATTcggttatacatatatattatataaataaattcgtgtaaataataagcatgatatcgagtcatggcacattttattaaacataaattgcattgaaattatatgatttgtcaaatgtgactattaaagaattaaagttgagtaagtaattaaacaaattcatttgttcaaatttaaagctcaagagcaaagaagaacTAAATCAgagaagggaaaggagaaagcaatcgagtagcctatccgcaactgttcaaaacatccgaggtaagtctttgagtaatggaacttagtttatgatttgataaaatcattatatataagcataatatataatttgtaacctaatggttctacttgaattaagtagtgagataaataatttgtgcatatgacttgtagccgaatggttatagaaaacATGTTAGATAGCGAAACGAAGTCGTGTTCTTGtatatggctattgagccgaaagtggaatggttgatcagcatgttgtgcttgtgctctagtaatgtaaatgaaatgctaatgtactatgatatatatatgtgtgtacacGATAATTGAGGATTTCAACAGGCTAACCCCCGTAGGCCTTGTGTGAgatttatatccgggctaagtcccgaaggcattcgtgctggtgttatatccgggctaagtcccgaaggcattcgtgctggtgttatatccgagctaaatcccgaaggcattcgtactggtgttatatccgggctaagtcccgaaggcaattatgtTGGAAAtgtgtgatcttgctgtaataattcaaattaatGGGCTCACAACCCTAAGATGGTCAGGTATGTACCGCATATACGTTGTAAAATTTGATTTggtttaaattgtgattattcATTTGGATTGTGCTCTGTCAGTCATTGCTTATGGTTGTATGAAATCTATAATTTATTCaggatacatgaattttgattcaagtgaAAATATGTTAAGATTGGCTCTGAGCATGTGAGTATATtggttgaagtgtgaagtaacatgaatatgtgaatatgcgtatatgtatttattgagccttgaaattgaattagatgtaTTCGGTCAAATAATGAAGTtggttgaataaaaaaaaaagaagttatctACTTGATATGAAATGGTGTTTAAGGAATAATTTAGAATGACTTGCATGGACAATAGTAGTATATTTAGTCATGTTATATTCGgtcaaagaaaagatgataagcattatgaatgctatgctttaattttaaatgatttcattacttaaaacttactacgcatagaaatgcttactttgttgcccttaatcctctgttttatagatctcgttCGTTAGCTACGGTCTCGGGgatctcaaagtcgaagtcgtccacactatctaagcatattcggtactctagtagttaaactttgataatggcatgtataggcttgactttttgttgttaaataagtatctttttgatgatgtatatatgtatagccatgcgaaaatggcttgttaagttactatatgtgttccacttaattaatgtgaatgtgtggttgatattcgattaaagttttcaatgttttgatgtgaattgaacttaagaattAATCAATATACCCATTATCTTAATATGACTCTTTTGTATATTGTAAGTGTGCCAACGGGAGTTATTCTAATAAAGTTAACTGAAATTTTGTGCTTGTATggtaatactctttaaccctccggcgacgggtatgggttaggggtgttacattttattggtatcagagctacgatttagtcgattctaggactaacgtagcatatatgagtctagctatacatgccattaagtgttaatacgatagtgtgatgatttctgacagttaaaaatgtgtgttcgtatagtaatggatcccgatcccgatcgagcggtagctgatgatgttgagagtgtagcgtctGCTCCCACACACGGGACCGTGCCgatagactctcaacctaatgcaagcaatcaaaatgatgaggctagacaaaccttttataatgtgatgaatgattggttcaaccaatacattcggacAAATATGGCTGCTCCACAACCCCCACTTTCAACAAATACACCCCCTGCACCTATGATACCTCCGGTGATTGATCACATGAGGATGAATAAGCCCCCGATAGACAGAattcgaaagcacggggctactgaatttaaagctacagatagtggtgatgccgagcaagctgaattttggttggacaatactatccgagtattcgatgaactatcttgcacacctgatgaatgccaaaaatgtgccatatctctcctacgtgattctgcctattattggtggaataaaTTGGTTTCTGTTATGCCCAAAAAACGGGTGAtgtgggaattcttccagactgagtttcgaaaaaagtatatcagtcagaggttcatcgatcagaaacaaaaagaatttcttgagcttaaactgggttccatgtcagttactgattatgaacgaaagtttgtcagtcttagtagatatgctcgggaatgtggatcgtctgaggctattatgtgtaaacattttgaagatgggctgaacgaagatataaaaatgtttgttggcattcttgaaatacgagagttcgtagtacttgttgagcgagcttgcaaagctgaagaccttagtaaagagaaaaagaaagctgatGTTGGAGctggagagtttcataaaagatcTTCGAGAAAGccttttcagcaatcatcgaagaaattttgagatgattcgggtcgatctaagaacacttcgagcttttccagacgagaccgtgatcgacctccTATGAGTACTCaagccacttcagttgccagtgttggaaatgatcttcGGGATAGGACCGAGTACAAGTTTTGTAGagaatggcatttggggagttgtagatttcatgatcgctcctgttataGATGCGGATCATCCGACCACTTCATCAAAGACTACCCGAGATTGTCAGAGcaaaatgtgaatcagagtgggaaaccgagtactgctacagctcgaggtagaccacctaggaatacggggaatgctagtggcgatCAGAAagggtctagagatgctacgaccagatccaaggctcgtgctcctgctagagcttatgctatacgcgcacgcgaggatgtttcttcacctgatgttattaccggtactttcactctctttgatactgatgtgattgcattgattgaccctagttctactcattcatatgtatgtgagactttagcattcagtaagactctacctattgagtctactgagttcatgATTCGAGTGTCGAACCtcttgggtcgatatgtgctagtcgacaaagtgtgcaggaaatgtcccctgataattcgaggttcctgttttccggccaatttgatgcttttaccgtttaatgaatttgatgttattctcgatatagattggttgaccgtgcatgatgcagttgtgaattgcaaaagaaagactattgatttgagatgtacaaatgatgagataatccgagttgagtctactgatatgaacgggttaccagcagtaatatcctcgatgttggcttagaaatatgtaaaaaagggtgtgaagcatatcttgcgtacgtatttgatagtaaagaatcagaaaaaaagcttgaatcagtactagtggtttgtgagcatccagatgtttttcccgaggaattactagggttaccacctattcgagaggtagagttcggtattgaacttgtacctgggactacaccaatttcgatagctccataccgtatggcaccaacggaattgaaggaattgaaaactcagttgcaagcgttgacggatagaggtttcgctcgaccgagtttctcaccttgaggtgcaccagtattgtttgtgaaaaagaaagatggaaccatgagaatgtgcatcgactatcgacaattaaataaagtgacaataaagaacaaatatccgttaccgcgtattgatgatttgtttgatcaactgaagggagcatcagtgttttcaaagatagatttgagatcgggttattattagttgcgagttcgagactcagattgcctaaaactgctttcagaacgagatacggtcactacgagttcttagtgatactgtttgggctcactaatgcccctgcgatatttaaggacttgatgaatcagatcttcaaacagtatttggaccgatttgtagttgtgtttatggatgacattttgatctattcgcgagatgaaaccaaacatgccgagcact
This window of the Gossypium hirsutum isolate 1008001.06 chromosome A09, Gossypium_hirsutum_v2.1, whole genome shotgun sequence genome carries:
- the LOC107889970 gene encoding uncharacterized protein, coding for MDFVSGLLLTPTKKDSVWVVVDQLTKSAHFILVRIGFSLQKLAKLYISEIVSPWKKHLRFGRKDKLSPRFIGPYRILKRVGSVAYQLELPLELDRIHDVFHVSMLRRYHFDSTHIVPVEEIEVRPALTFEEEPIQILDCDIKVLRRKSIPLMKVLWRNHSIEEATWEPEDLMRQQYPHLF